From Oscillatoria sp. FACHB-1407, a single genomic window includes:
- a CDS encoding mechanosensitive ion channel family protein yields the protein MGIRRTKRQRNSTWLTKGAILATSAVLLVLMAAPLSWGQAPNLPSVQPSPSSSIRFNIPAFASFLNSGDAVARDVVRLDGYRLFSIAAPVVDAPSAAGTVDPLTLRVKVIQDKLQQIVTSNFEVDSLEVYFEVDPDSRQPIIYANYRAGDETVTEQIMTVTSLDAQIHATDLETWAEELTDIIEGALLRAKQERQPAFLRQQVPWGIGIFVAMVLASVVVTAMQRMLQRERRWLSAQAKVESQQMSQASDEAIAGDTSSGVSMTTLLQRQLKNRQRKGVNDIQRRLLQLLQMLIWGGGVLLILGLFPYSRWLQTALLVAMQVPAKMLAIAFITYLAVRLMEVLIDRFFGVLQNSVSFAPETSQRVALRFSTFSRVIKGVVAFILVGSGAIAILSLVGVQVGPLLAGAGIIGLGISFASQSLIKDIINGFFILLEDQYGVGDVITVGTVSGLVENMNLRITQLRNEEGQLITIPNSAITIVQNLSKEWSRVALRVDVAYTADIDKALAVVDQVAQDMSNAPYWRELILEKPLVLGIDKLDYMGTTISLWIKTQPLKQWEVAREYRRRLKLAFDRAGIAIGVPQQSLWFGNSLDIEEEPSIIDKINQANKRE from the coding sequence ATGGGTATTCGTCGAACGAAGCGTCAACGTAACAGCACATGGCTTACCAAAGGCGCAATTTTAGCCACTAGTGCTGTGCTGCTGGTCTTAATGGCTGCTCCGCTGAGTTGGGGGCAGGCTCCCAATTTACCCTCGGTGCAGCCTTCCCCCAGTTCCAGCATCCGGTTCAATATCCCGGCATTTGCGAGTTTTCTGAATAGCGGGGATGCGGTGGCACGAGATGTGGTGCGGTTGGATGGCTATCGGCTCTTCTCCATTGCTGCCCCGGTTGTTGATGCTCCTTCAGCGGCTGGAACGGTTGATCCGCTAACGTTGCGGGTCAAGGTAATTCAGGACAAACTTCAGCAGATTGTTACTAGCAACTTTGAGGTGGACTCCCTGGAGGTTTACTTTGAGGTTGATCCGGACAGTCGCCAGCCGATTATCTACGCCAATTACCGGGCGGGAGATGAGACGGTGACTGAGCAAATTATGACCGTCACCTCGCTGGATGCTCAAATTCATGCCACAGACCTGGAAACGTGGGCAGAGGAATTGACCGACATTATTGAAGGGGCACTGTTACGAGCCAAGCAAGAACGCCAGCCTGCCTTTTTGCGGCAGCAGGTTCCCTGGGGGATTGGTATTTTTGTGGCGATGGTGCTGGCTAGTGTTGTGGTCACTGCAATGCAGCGAATGCTGCAACGCGAACGACGATGGCTGTCGGCTCAGGCAAAGGTGGAGTCTCAGCAGATGTCGCAAGCCTCCGATGAGGCGATCGCCGGAGATACTTCGTCTGGTGTGTCGATGACAACGCTGTTGCAACGGCAACTCAAGAATCGGCAGCGCAAAGGCGTAAATGACATTCAACGCCGATTGTTGCAGTTGTTGCAAATGCTGATTTGGGGCGGTGGGGTACTGCTGATTCTGGGGTTGTTCCCCTACTCCCGCTGGCTGCAAACGGCTCTGCTGGTGGCGATGCAGGTGCCCGCTAAAATGCTGGCGATCGCCTTTATCACCTACTTAGCAGTGCGGTTGATGGAGGTGTTGATCGATCGCTTCTTTGGGGTGCTGCAAAACAGCGTCAGTTTTGCCCCGGAAACCTCTCAGCGGGTCGCGTTGCGGTTTTCGACCTTTTCACGGGTGATTAAGGGGGTTGTAGCGTTTATTCTCGTCGGCAGTGGGGCGATCGCCATCCTATCGCTGGTTGGGGTACAGGTGGGTCCACTCCTTGCCGGGGCTGGGATCATCGGTTTGGGCATCTCCTTTGCCTCCCAGAGCTTGATTAAAGACATCATCAATGGTTTCTTTATCTTGCTAGAAGACCAGTATGGCGTTGGGGATGTGATCACTGTTGGTACGGTATCTGGGTTAGTGGAAAACATGAACCTGCGGATTACCCAACTCCGAAACGAAGAGGGGCAATTAATCACCATTCCCAACAGTGCCATTACGATCGTGCAAAACCTATCAAAGGAATGGTCGCGGGTGGCATTGCGCGTGGATGTCGCCTATACCGCTGATATCGATAAGGCGTTGGCAGTGGTCGATCAGGTGGCGCAGGACATGAGCAACGCCCCCTACTGGCGGGAGTTGATCCTGGAGAAGCCGTTGGTGCTGGGAATAGACAAGCTCGACTACATGGGCACGACGATCTCGCTGTGGATCAAGACTCAACCCCTGAAGCAATGGGAAGTGGCGCGGGAATATCGGCGACGGCTAAAACTGGCGTTTGATCGGGCAGGCATTGCGATCGGCGTGCCGCAACAGTCTCTCTGGTTTGGCAATTCGTTAGATATTGAAGAAGAACCCTCAATAATCGATAAAATCAATCAAGCCAATAAGCGGGAGTAG
- a CDS encoding MFS transporter, translated as MDLAPAKLSSTSDIPLANPTEGNVSVAVTPTGEELCIAPPEEQLRLPESPESNVSPTVSKEAIRTSLRASTLDGVFATIFSNIAGGVLLSNFLVELNASPVEVGMLSSIPMVANLLQPLGAYLADRSHSRHWYCLWIYGPSRLFWLVLILAILLFPHQFTPDRLVKLTLAIVLASHFLGALGSASWLSWLAALVPRRLRGRYFGIRNSAASLTNLISVPIFGVIISNWRGDAIQGYGAVLALGLFAGIVSLGFQYFMVDVDPQVQKATALKSESVQSSAPTTDTPPSGMASSDVPPAWFQDYNFLRFLLYFGGWMFAVNLSAPFFNLYLLDNLNLDVSLVTLYNSLSAGANLLMLIVWGRLADRSSNRSILIVVGIAVALTPVLWLGTGTDSLSIWLWLPLLHILGGGTWAAIDLCSNNIQLGVAPVYHQATYFAIAAAIAGVSGALGTTVGGYLAEFTDYGGLLGLFALSSVLRLIALLPLIFVHEQRGQTLRQMTRILFSAQTEE; from the coding sequence ATGGATTTAGCCCCTGCCAAGCTCTCGTCAACTTCAGACATCCCCCTGGCAAATCCTACTGAGGGGAACGTATCTGTCGCCGTGACCCCAACCGGGGAAGAGCTTTGCATTGCCCCACCTGAAGAACAGCTTCGCCTTCCAGAGAGTCCTGAGTCCAACGTCTCACCCACCGTTTCAAAAGAGGCGATTCGTACCAGTTTGAGAGCCTCTACGTTGGATGGGGTCTTCGCGACGATCTTTTCTAACATCGCAGGTGGGGTATTACTCAGCAACTTTTTAGTCGAGTTGAATGCCAGTCCCGTTGAAGTGGGTATGTTGTCGTCGATCCCCATGGTGGCAAATCTGCTGCAACCCCTGGGAGCATACCTTGCCGATCGCAGCCACAGTCGCCACTGGTATTGCCTCTGGATTTATGGACCGTCGCGGTTGTTTTGGTTAGTGCTGATCCTGGCGATTTTGCTGTTTCCGCACCAATTCACCCCCGATCGACTGGTTAAGCTGACCCTGGCGATCGTGCTGGCGAGTCATTTTCTCGGTGCGCTGGGCAGTGCTTCCTGGTTGAGTTGGTTGGCGGCACTGGTTCCCAGACGATTACGAGGACGCTATTTCGGCATTCGCAATAGTGCAGCGAGTTTGACAAATCTAATTTCTGTCCCTATCTTTGGGGTCATTATCTCTAACTGGCGAGGTGACGCGATTCAGGGCTATGGAGCCGTTTTAGCGTTGGGTCTGTTTGCCGGAATCGTCAGTCTCGGCTTTCAGTATTTCATGGTGGACGTTGATCCCCAGGTTCAAAAAGCAACTGCCCTGAAGTCAGAATCCGTTCAGTCATCTGCTCCCACAACAGACACTCCACCTTCAGGCATGGCTTCATCGGACGTTCCTCCTGCCTGGTTTCAGGATTACAACTTTCTGCGATTCTTGTTGTACTTTGGCGGTTGGATGTTTGCCGTCAACCTGAGTGCGCCATTTTTCAACCTGTATCTGCTCGATAACCTCAACTTAGACGTCAGCCTGGTCACTCTCTACAACAGTTTGAGTGCTGGGGCTAACTTGTTGATGCTGATTGTCTGGGGGCGACTGGCAGACCGCTCCAGTAACCGTTCAATTCTCATCGTTGTGGGCATTGCAGTTGCGCTAACACCCGTGCTCTGGTTGGGTACGGGCACGGATTCACTCTCGATCTGGCTGTGGTTGCCATTACTGCACATCCTCGGTGGGGGGACATGGGCAGCGATCGACCTGTGTAGCAACAACATTCAGTTGGGAGTCGCCCCGGTTTATCACCAGGCGACTTATTTTGCGATCGCCGCTGCCATTGCCGGGGTGAGTGGTGCCCTGGGCACTACCGTTGGCGGTTATCTAGCCGAGTTTACTGACTACGGGGGTCTGTTGGGATTATTTGCCCTGTCGAGTGTTTTGAGGTTGATCGCGCTGCTGCCATTGATATTTGTTCATGAGCAACGTGGGCAAACCCTGCGCCAAATGACGCGCATCCTGTTCTCAGCCCAAACCGAGGAGTAA
- a CDS encoding glycosyltransferase family 4 protein — MLPTHSNRIALISVHGDPAVETGREEAGGQNVYVRQVGEALAQRGWQVDMFTRRSSVQQPKIVEHCDGCRTIRLTAGPEDFIGRDHLFDYLPEFVNQFLLFQKQEGIQYPLIHTNYWLSSWVGMQLKKHQPLIQVHTYHSLGAIKYRAISDTPAIASKRLGIEKQCLETVDRVVATSPQEEEHMRQFVSTNGRIDMIPCGTDIKRFGSVLRAEARQQLGLDPDDKVVLYVGRFDKRKGIETLVRAVGQSSLRGQANLKLMIAGGYTPGQSDGIERDRIVGIVNELGLTDITHYPGRLDVELPIYYAAADVVVVPSHYEPFGLVPIEAMACRTPVVASNVGGLQFTIVNEVTGLLVPPKDEAAFAQAIDRILSDPAWRDQLGQTARHRVEIGFSWDSVAGGLGYLYNKLLAQPVSVEPTPVKTVAEVAA; from the coding sequence ATGCTTCCAACACATTCAAACCGGATTGCTCTTATTTCCGTTCACGGCGACCCCGCTGTTGAAACCGGACGCGAAGAAGCAGGCGGACAAAACGTTTACGTGCGTCAAGTCGGTGAAGCTCTGGCACAGCGAGGCTGGCAAGTCGATATGTTTACTCGTCGTAGCAGCGTTCAGCAGCCTAAAATTGTTGAACATTGCGACGGTTGTCGTACGATTCGTCTAACGGCTGGACCGGAAGACTTCATTGGACGTGATCACCTGTTTGATTACTTGCCCGAATTCGTTAATCAATTCCTCCTGTTCCAAAAGCAAGAGGGTATTCAATATCCTTTAATTCATACAAACTATTGGCTATCCTCCTGGGTGGGAATGCAATTGAAAAAGCATCAGCCGCTGATTCAAGTGCACACCTATCACTCCCTGGGAGCTATTAAATACCGAGCCATTTCAGACACCCCGGCGATCGCCAGCAAACGTCTCGGCATCGAGAAACAGTGTTTAGAAACGGTCGATCGCGTTGTCGCAACTAGCCCTCAAGAAGAGGAGCACATGCGTCAATTTGTCTCGACCAACGGCAGAATCGATATGATTCCCTGCGGCACTGACATTAAGCGGTTTGGCAGCGTTTTACGGGCGGAGGCACGGCAACAGTTAGGGCTTGACCCGGATGACAAAGTCGTGCTGTATGTCGGTCGCTTTGATAAGCGCAAAGGGATCGAAACCCTCGTCAGAGCTGTTGGACAGTCCAGCTTAAGAGGACAGGCAAACCTGAAGCTGATGATTGCGGGTGGCTATACTCCCGGTCAAAGCGATGGTATCGAGCGCGATCGCATTGTTGGCATCGTCAACGAACTGGGCTTGACCGACATCACCCACTATCCCGGACGGTTAGATGTAGAACTCCCCATCTATTACGCAGCGGCGGATGTCGTCGTCGTGCCGAGCCACTACGAACCGTTTGGGCTTGTCCCGATCGAGGCGATGGCGTGCCGTACCCCCGTTGTTGCCAGTAATGTGGGTGGGTTGCAGTTCACGATCGTCAACGAAGTCACCGGGTTACTCGTTCCACCCAAGGATGAGGCTGCTTTTGCGCAGGCGATCGATCGCATTCTTAGCGACCCAGCGTGGCGTGACCAACTGGGGCAAACAGCTCGCCATCGAGTTGAGATTGGCTTCAGTTGGGATAGCGTGGCTGGAGGCTTGGGCTATCTGTATAACAAATTGTTGGCACAACCTGTCTCCGTTGAGCCAACTCCGGTTAAGACAGTGGCAGAGGTCGCAGCGTAG
- a CDS encoding lipocalin-like domain-containing protein — protein sequence MSTASPQPNPLVGIWKLVSVTAIHANGTVTPDLYGANPLGYITYTADGHMMVMFSRCDRPPLSRDIQSPLSQEMQAIPIGELAQAFTSFSAYAGSYTVEGDTVRHHLDIASIPNRVGTTLVRTFTVEGDRVTLRTPEVISDGVVTVFELIWERNPSSSVSLTC from the coding sequence ATGTCTACAGCATCCCCCCAACCCAACCCACTCGTCGGTATCTGGAAACTTGTCTCCGTAACCGCGATCCACGCGAATGGAACCGTAACTCCAGACCTGTATGGAGCGAACCCGTTAGGCTATATTACCTACACGGCGGATGGTCATATGATGGTGATGTTTTCCAGATGCGATCGCCCACCTCTAAGTCGCGATATTCAATCTCCATTGAGCCAGGAGATGCAGGCTATCCCCATCGGAGAGTTAGCCCAGGCGTTTACCAGTTTCAGTGCCTACGCGGGAAGCTACACCGTGGAGGGAGATACCGTTCGACATCACCTCGACATTGCATCGATTCCCAATCGGGTAGGGACAACATTAGTGCGGACGTTTACGGTTGAAGGCGATCGCGTCACCTTGAGAACACCGGAGGTCATCAGTGACGGTGTTGTGACCGTTTTTGAGTTGATCTGGGAACGTAATCCATCATCTTCAGTGTCTTTAACTTGTTAG
- a CDS encoding PAS domain S-box protein, with amino-acid sequence MLRPVRLLRYGVAVGSVALALVLTLLLQSLLAPTVLPLFFLAVTFSTWYGGRGAGFAATVLSVLVTRYFLLPPLYTFLPIHSAAIAELIIFSLTTLLISRLEVDLRLVHHRNRRHLIDLEKTEAALRESDARFHAAAESSFDAIYILRSVRNRVGEIVDFQFVDLNEHGAKLISRTKAEVVGKNLCELLPINLSQGFFEKYKQVVEMGIPLVEEFPSHTMPGVAASWLHHQVVPLGDGIAITTRDISERKQAEEALKASEALYRTLAEAMPQLVWTQNAEGKVDYANQQWQQALGVTLTEVDREGWEHLVHPDDLPHLQAKEATSMRDSDVREAEFRYRMADGSYRWFLGRCVPVKGDRGQVVKWVGTSTDIDDLKRYEQELARRKQRFKTLADNSPDIIARMDHNFRHVYINAAITRATGLPPEAFIGKTNADLNMPIYLRNLWQERMQQVFVTGQPCSYEFEFPAPDGTRYYFARLVPEFAPNGMVESILCITSDFTEVKQVERSLRDSEIRFRRVMESNMIGMGFWTIAGAISDANDALLRLLGYTREQFLAEQPGWRVLTPSEYAELDERALAEIRETGVCPPFEKEFFRRDGSRVPVLCGGATFQDTIESGVFFVLDLSDRRQAEMERDRLMQLERAARTEAEAANRIKDEFLMVLSHELRTPLNPILGWTKLLRTRHLPSEMVDQALETIDRNARQQAQLIEDLLDVSRILQGKLTMNCCPVHLVEVIEGAIATVWLSAQAKSIAIETQLDVTVPAVLGNQERLQQVMWNLLSNAVKFTPERGRVQVRLETIEPESVDENSTASNLHSPTATYAQITVRDTGKGISSDFLPYVFDYFRQADGTSTRSVGGLGLGLAIARHLVELHGGTIEVASEGIGKGAVFTVRLPVHPDEPDSPVDALQHTTPEAMLQAKQVLLVGTADDTQALIAATLQQAGATVTVVTSTEAVLQELARSQPDVLVSTLEALRDNDDELMHRLRLWTQAFGEAIPVVALASDPNEGDSQEILTSGIQRILSGAIEPDELVEAIARLML; translated from the coding sequence ATGCTCAGACCCGTTCGACTACTACGTTACGGGGTAGCTGTCGGATCGGTTGCCCTGGCACTTGTGCTAACGCTGCTATTGCAATCGCTGTTAGCTCCTACCGTATTACCGTTATTTTTCCTGGCTGTCACCTTTAGCACCTGGTATGGTGGGCGCGGAGCAGGATTTGCTGCAACCGTTTTATCGGTCTTAGTCACTCGATATTTTTTACTGCCACCGCTCTACACATTTTTGCCAATTCACAGTGCGGCGATCGCTGAACTAATTATTTTTAGCCTCACTACACTCTTGATTAGTCGTCTAGAGGTTGACTTACGTCTTGTTCATCACCGTAATCGCAGACACTTAATTGATCTAGAGAAAACTGAAGCTGCTTTACGTGAGAGTGATGCTCGGTTTCATGCTGCCGCAGAGAGTAGCTTTGATGCGATTTATATTCTCAGAAGTGTGCGAAATAGAGTTGGAGAGATTGTTGATTTTCAGTTTGTCGATTTAAACGAACATGGAGCAAAACTCATCTCCCGCACAAAAGCTGAAGTTGTCGGAAAGAACCTGTGTGAGTTACTGCCAATCAATCTAAGTCAGGGTTTTTTTGAGAAATATAAGCAGGTTGTTGAGATGGGAATTCCCTTAGTGGAGGAGTTTCCCAGTCACACGATGCCCGGCGTTGCAGCCTCCTGGCTCCATCATCAAGTTGTGCCCTTAGGAGATGGCATCGCCATCACCACTCGTGATATTAGCGAACGCAAACAGGCAGAAGAGGCACTTAAAGCCAGTGAAGCCCTTTATCGGACTCTGGCGGAGGCGATGCCCCAACTGGTCTGGACACAAAATGCTGAAGGCAAAGTAGACTACGCCAATCAGCAATGGCAGCAAGCCCTCGGTGTAACATTGACGGAGGTCGATCGGGAGGGATGGGAACATCTGGTTCATCCTGATGACCTGCCACACCTCCAGGCAAAGGAAGCCACCTCCATGCGCGATAGTGATGTGCGAGAAGCTGAGTTTCGCTATCGCATGGCGGATGGTAGCTATCGCTGGTTTTTGGGTCGCTGTGTCCCCGTGAAGGGCGATCGCGGGCAAGTAGTGAAGTGGGTTGGCACCAGCACTGATATTGATGACCTGAAACGCTATGAGCAGGAGTTGGCGCGTCGCAAACAGCGATTTAAGACACTGGCAGATAATTCTCCCGATATTATCGCCCGGATGGATCACAACTTTCGCCATGTGTACATCAATGCGGCTATTACCAGAGCAACGGGGTTGCCACCAGAAGCGTTTATTGGCAAAACCAATGCTGACCTGAATATGCCAATCTATCTGCGAAATCTGTGGCAAGAACGGATGCAACAGGTTTTCGTAACAGGTCAGCCCTGCTCCTATGAATTTGAGTTTCCTGCCCCCGATGGAACCCGTTATTACTTTGCTCGCCTGGTGCCGGAGTTTGCCCCTAATGGCATGGTGGAATCGATTTTATGCATCACCTCCGACTTTACAGAAGTCAAGCAAGTGGAGCGATCGCTGCGGGACAGCGAAATTCGCTTTCGACGGGTGATGGAGTCCAACATGATTGGTATGGGCTTCTGGACGATTGCAGGAGCCATCTCTGATGCCAATGATGCCCTGTTGAGACTGCTGGGCTACACCCGCGAACAGTTTCTTGCGGAGCAGCCAGGGTGGAGAGTTCTGACCCCATCCGAGTATGCCGAGTTAGATGAACGCGCGCTGGCAGAGATTCGTGAGACTGGGGTTTGCCCTCCCTTTGAAAAGGAATTCTTTCGTCGAGATGGGTCGCGAGTGCCTGTGTTGTGTGGTGGGGCAACGTTTCAAGACACGATTGAGAGTGGAGTCTTCTTCGTGTTGGATTTAAGCGATCGCAGACAGGCTGAAATGGAACGCGATCGCCTGATGCAATTAGAACGAGCCGCCCGCACTGAAGCAGAAGCGGCAAACCGGATCAAGGATGAGTTTTTGATGGTGCTCTCGCACGAATTGCGAACGCCACTCAACCCAATTTTGGGTTGGACTAAATTGCTACGCACTCGACATCTGCCATCGGAAATGGTCGATCAGGCATTGGAGACGATCGATCGCAACGCCCGCCAGCAAGCACAATTGATAGAAGATTTACTCGATGTTTCCCGGATTTTGCAGGGCAAATTGACCATGAACTGCTGTCCGGTGCATCTTGTGGAGGTGATTGAAGGGGCGATCGCCACGGTGTGGTTGTCAGCGCAAGCGAAATCGATTGCGATTGAGACTCAGTTAGATGTCACCGTTCCGGCGGTGTTGGGTAACCAGGAACGGCTCCAACAAGTGATGTGGAATCTCCTGTCTAATGCCGTGAAATTTACGCCGGAGCGAGGACGAGTCCAGGTGCGCCTGGAAACCATAGAACCGGAGAGTGTGGATGAGAACTCCACTGCCTCCAACCTCCACTCCCCAACTGCCACCTATGCTCAAATTACCGTTCGCGATACTGGAAAAGGCATCAGTTCCGATTTCTTGCCCTACGTGTTTGACTATTTCCGACAAGCCGATGGCACATCCACTCGCTCGGTGGGTGGGTTGGGTTTAGGGTTGGCGATCGCCCGTCATCTAGTTGAGTTGCACGGGGGCACCATTGAGGTTGCCAGCGAAGGCATAGGAAAGGGGGCAGTCTTTACCGTTCGACTGCCAGTGCATCCGGATGAGCCAGACTCCCCCGTTGATGCGCTACAGCACACGACACCTGAAGCCATGTTGCAAGCAAAGCAGGTTTTGCTGGTGGGCACAGCCGACGATACACAAGCGTTAATTGCTGCAACGTTGCAACAAGCCGGGGCAACCGTCACCGTTGTCACTTCAACGGAGGCAGTGCTGCAAGAATTAGCGCGATCGCAACCGGATGTGTTGGTGAGCACCCTGGAAGCCCTGCGTGACAATGACGATGAACTGATGCACCGATTGCGGTTGTGGACTCAAGCGTTTGGGGAGGCAATTCCTGTGGTTGCGCTGGCAAGTGACCCGAATGAAGGCGATTCGCAGGAGATATTGACCAGCGGAATTCAGCGAATCTTGTCGGGTGCGATAGAGCCAGATGAGTTAGTGGAGGCGATCGCCCGGTTAATGCTCTAA